Part of the Streptomyces sp. NBC_00457 genome, GGGCTGGTCGAACATGCTGGTCTGCGGGAAGCCGTGGTGGCCGTGCGGGGAGCGCCGGAACTCGGCGATCACCCGGTGGTGGGCGTCCAGCAGACGCAGTCCGCGCGCGGGACGGGCGATGGCGGCGAACTCGTCGGCGATTCCAGCGGCTTGGAGGATCCTGCGGGCCTCGTCGTCGGTGGCGACGGCGCGGGGCAGGGGGTAGACGTCCAGGTGGCGCTCGAGGACGACGGTACGCACCCCGCGCCGGGCGAGCAGGAGGGCGGCGGTCACGCCCACGGGCCCGGCTCCGACGATCACGACGGGCACGTACTCGGCGGAGTCCTGTCTTGCCGCTTGTTCGGCGGTCATGTGCGGCTCACTTCCGGTCTCAGCGTGTGTCGGCCACGGGCGTACGCTGCTCGCCCAGGTCGATCCGGCCGTCCGGGGTGGCGATGGTGGCGGTAACGACGTCGCCTTGGTGCAGATAGTGGGGGTTCTTGGCCTGGGTCTTGAAGAACGCCTTCCACTTCACCGCGGGGGGCAGCAGCGCGCCGATCTTCTCCACCGGCTTCGGCGGCGCCTTGAGGGCCGTGCCGCCGGGAGTGCCGGTCAGCAGCAGGTCGCCGGGGTCGAGGGTCTGGAAGCGGGCGAGCAGCGTCAGCGCCTGCGCCGGGCGAACGATCATGTCGGCGAGGGTGCGGTCCTGGCGCAGCTCGCCGTTGACGCTCAACTTCAGCCGCAGATCCAGCAGATGAGCGAAGTCCTCCGCCTCCAGCAGAGACAGATACGGCCCGGTCGGCGTGAATGTCGGATATGACTTGCTCTCGTAGAACTGCGTCTTCGTCAGCTGCACATCCCGCGCGCTGACGTCATTGGTGACGACGAGCCCAGCGACGTACGACGGCAGATCCCGCTCTTCCACCACGGCACCGATCGGCAGCGGCGCCCCCATGACAAGCCCCAACTCGACCTCGTAGTCCAGGAACTTCACATGCGAGGGCCGGACGATGACCTCTCCCGGACCAGTGACAGAACCCGACGCCTTACGGAAGAAGGCGGGCGGTATGTCGCCGGTGAAGCCCGAATCACGGGCGTGGCTGCGGTAGTTGACCATCTGCGCCACGACCCGACAGGGCGTGGTGACCGGAGACAGAGCGACCAGATCAGCGACACGCGTGCCCGCCTCACCCGAAAGCGCCGCCTCCCGTACGGCATCACGATGGGCGATCAGCTCGGCGGTGGTGACGGCCTTCGTGTCGACGGCGACCGCCCGGTCACCCAGGACCACCCACCACCCCTCAGCAGTCCGCAGGACATTCGTGCTCATGAGTTCATCGCTTTCATCAGGCCCAGCAGACGCGCCGGATCGAGTTCGTTGTCACCGCGCAGGGCCGTGAGGACCTCGCGGATCTTGGCGGGGGAAGGACTCGCGCCGAGGAAGTCACGGGTGACCGGCGGCCCCCACTGGGCCAGCCCGCTCGCCGACATCGGCGCCCAGCCCGGCTCGACGTCGCGGGAGAACAGGTCGCCGTCGGCGAAGTGCTCCAGCATGAAGTGGTCGGGGTCACGCCAGTAGTCGAAGAGCTGGCTGCCCTGGATGTGCCGGCCGATGCCCCAGCTGCGCTGATAGCCGCGCTCGTTGAGGTACTCACCGCCGGCCGCGATCGAGTCCAGGTCGGTGACCTGGTACGCGGAGTGGACATACCCCGTGCCCGGCCCCAGGTGCATCGCCAGGGTGTGGTGATCGGCCTGCACGCCGCCCAGGTCGCAGCGGACGAACGCCATCGTCGGCCCGCGATCGCGCTGCCCGTCCAGGAACAGGAAGTCGGACACGATCATCCCGAGGGTGTCCAGGTACCAGTCGAGGGCACGGGCGAACACCCGGGTCTCCAGCACCACATGGCCCAGGCGCTGGATCCGGGAGGGCTCGCGCGGCGGACGCTGAGTGGCGTTCGTACGACGGTGATCCGTGCCGACGTTGAGCAGCAGCGGCTGCTGCTCGGGCAGCGCGGGGAGCTGTTCGGCGCAGTGCACCACCCGCACCGGGAAGCCGGACGGGTCGAGCAGGCCGACCGCCTTGCCCCCGCCGGGCACATCCGCGTCCCGTACGGACGCCCCCGTCGCCCGCGCCAGCCGGTCCAGGTCGGCCCGCTCGGCGGCGCGGAACGCCGGGCCGATGAACCGGGACGTCCGGCCGCGGCGGATGACCATGCAGGGCGAGCCCGCGAAGGTGCCCCGCAGCCACAGCTCGTTCTCGGTGCGGGCGGCGATACCGAAGCCGAAGTCACGGGCGAAGACCTCGGCCCGGTCCAGGTCGGGCTTCTCGAACTCCAGCCAGGCCAGGTCGGCCACCTTGATCAGCGGGTTCCGGGAGCGGCCGGGGTGCTCGCCACGCAGGGCGCCCCGCTCACTGTGGAGGTCCTGGTGGGCCGTCCTGACGTCCATGTCTCCTCCGAGCAACATTGCCGTAATGATGAAATCATCAGCTTTGACAGAAGCGTCGTCAATAGGTCGGCCGCAGAAACTGACGAACTCATCAGAACTGCGGTCGCACTCATCCCCGCGGCTACACTCGGCGCATGCCTACGTCAGCCCCGCCCAGCAACCGGTTCGAGCGGCGTCGCGCGGAGACCCGTAGGGCTCTCGTCCGCGCGGCCCGGCAGATCCTCGCCGAGACCGGGGACACCGGCGCCAGCATCCAGGCGATCGCCGAGCGCGCCGACGTCGGCTTCGGCTCCTTCTACAACCACTTCGCGTCCAAGACGGAGCTGTTCGAGGCGGCGGTGGTCGACGCGCTGGAGGAGTTCGGCCGGACCTTCGACGAGCGGCTGACCGGGATCGACGACCCCGCGGAACTGGTCGCGGGCGGCTTCCGGCTCAGCGCCCGTATGGCCGACTCCCACCCGGAGCTGATGCAAGTGCTGCGCCG contains:
- a CDS encoding TetR/AcrR family transcriptional regulator, producing the protein MPTSAPPSNRFERRRAETRRALVRAARQILAETGDTGASIQAIAERADVGFGSFYNHFASKTELFEAAVVDALEEFGRTFDERLTGIDDPAELVAGGFRLSARMADSHPELMQVLRRRGLGYLHSDNGLAVRALRDLRAGMASGRFTAQDATVALSALGGTLLSLVELRFARPDLDGDEAAAELAEMALRMLGVPPDDAHEVARRPLPDLA
- a CDS encoding VOC family protein, giving the protein MDVRTAHQDLHSERGALRGEHPGRSRNPLIKVADLAWLEFEKPDLDRAEVFARDFGFGIAARTENELWLRGTFAGSPCMVIRRGRTSRFIGPAFRAAERADLDRLARATGASVRDADVPGGGKAVGLLDPSGFPVRVVHCAEQLPALPEQQPLLLNVGTDHRRTNATQRPPREPSRIQRLGHVVLETRVFARALDWYLDTLGMIVSDFLFLDGQRDRGPTMAFVRCDLGGVQADHHTLAMHLGPGTGYVHSAYQVTDLDSIAAGGEYLNERGYQRSWGIGRHIQGSQLFDYWRDPDHFMLEHFADGDLFSRDVEPGWAPMSASGLAQWGPPVTRDFLGASPSPAKIREVLTALRGDNELDPARLLGLMKAMNS
- a CDS encoding fumarylacetoacetate hydrolase family protein, encoding MSTNVLRTAEGWWVVLGDRAVAVDTKAVTTAELIAHRDAVREAALSGEAGTRVADLVALSPVTTPCRVVAQMVNYRSHARDSGFTGDIPPAFFRKASGSVTGPGEVIVRPSHVKFLDYEVELGLVMGAPLPIGAVVEERDLPSYVAGLVVTNDVSARDVQLTKTQFYESKSYPTFTPTGPYLSLLEAEDFAHLLDLRLKLSVNGELRQDRTLADMIVRPAQALTLLARFQTLDPGDLLLTGTPGGTALKAPPKPVEKIGALLPPAVKWKAFFKTQAKNPHYLHQGDVVTATIATPDGRIDLGEQRTPVADTR